A part of Populus alba chromosome 8, ASM523922v2, whole genome shotgun sequence genomic DNA contains:
- the LOC118062429 gene encoding alkaline/neutral invertase A, mitochondrial: MNSSSCIGISTMKPCCRIIISYRSFSHFGVSLSRSNNNSVIHTNLSKSHPKSVYNHEFHCCNNRSWSQDTGHKCKVNLDRRGFNVCDWNWGHARGFSSGFLVDKGSSSRGVLVIPKVASDIRNHSTSVEGHVNKKGFESIYIQGGLNPSVIEKIETESDAAKEGKEETSSNRVEINGSKVNTNFFEGLNESTTPKVVEREVSKIEKEAWQLLRSTIVNYCGNPVGTVAANDPADRQPLNYDQVFIRDFVPSALAFLLNGEMEIVKNFLLHTLQLQSWEKTVDCYSPGQGLMPASFKVKTVPLDGSDGGFEEVLDPDFGESAIGRVAPVDSGLWWIILLRAYGKITGDYALQERVDVQTGIRLGLNLCLSDGFDMFPTLLVTDGSCMIDRRMGIHGHPLEIQALFYSALRCAREMLIVNDGTKNLVAAINNRLSALSFHIREYYWVDMRKINEIYRYNTEEYSTDAVNKFNIYPDQIPSWLVDWIPEEGGYLIGNLQPAHMDFRFFTLGNLWAIVTSLGTSKQNEGILNLIEARWDDLMGHMPLKICYPALEYEEWRIITGSDPKNTPWSYHNGGSWPTLLWQFTLACIKMGKPELARKAVALAETRLSMDQWPEYYDTRSGRFIGKQSRLFQTWTISGFLTSKMLLENPDKASLLFLEEDYELLEICVCALSKTGRKKCSRFAARSQIHV; this comes from the exons atgaacaGTAGTAGTTGTATTGGTATCTCAACAATGAAACCCTGTTGCAGAATCATAATTAGTTACAGAAGTTTTTCACATTTTGGGGTTTCTCTCTCAAGATCTAATAATAATTCAGTCATTCATACCAATTTGTCGAAATCACACCCGAAATCGGTATATAATCATGAATTCCACTGCTGTAATAACCGTAGTTGGTCACAAGATACGGGTCATAAATGTAAAGTTAATCTGGATCGCAGAGGTTTTAATGTCTGCGATTGGAATTGGGGCCATGCTAGGGGTTTTAGTTCAGGTTTTCTTGTCGATAAGGGTAGTAGTTCAAGGGGTGTTTTAGTAATTCCCAAAGTAGCTTCGGACATTAGGAATCATTCGACTTCGGTAGAGGGTCATGTTAATAAGAAAGGATTTGAGAGTATTTACATTCAAGGAGGGTTGAACCCTTCAGTGATAGAAAAGATTGAAACAGAAAGTGATGCAGCTAAAGAAGGAAAAGAGGAAACATCTAGTAATAGGGTGGAGATTAATGGATCCAAAGTAAATACAAACTTCTTTGAGGGTTTGAATGAGAGCACAACTCCTAAGGTTGTTGAGAGAGAGGTGTCTAAGATCGAGAAGGAAGCGTGGCAGTTGCTTCGAAGCACCATTGTGAATTACTGTGGGAATCCAGTAGGGACTGTTGCGGCTAATGATCCTGCTGACAGGCAACCATTGAATTATGACCAAGTCTTCATTCGTGATTTTGTTCCATCCGCACTTGCTTTTTTGCTTAATGGAGAAATGGAGATTGTgaagaattttcttcttcacaCTTTGCAGTTGCAG AGCTGGGAGAAAACAGTGGACTGTTACAGTCCTGGGCAAGGGTTAATGCCAGcaagttttaaagttaaaacaGTGCCTCTTGATGGTAGTGATGGAGGTTTTGAGGAGGTTTTGGATCCTGATTTTGGTGAATCAGCCATTGGGCGTGTTGCGCCTGTTGATTCTG GGCTGTGGTGGATAATTTTGTTGAGAGCTTATGGGAAGATAACAGGCGACTATGCATTGCAAGAGAGGGTTGATGTCCAGACAGGAATCAGACTTGGACTAAATTTGTGCTTATCAGATGGGTTTGATATGTTTCCTACGCTGTTAGTCACTGATGGTTCCTGCATGATTGATAGACGGATGGGTATCCATGGACACCCTCTTGAAATCCAA GCTTTGTTCTATTCTGCTTTACGATGTGCTCGTGAGATGCTCATAGTCAATGATGGAACCAAGAATCTGGTGGCTGCAATAAATAATCGACTCAGTGCACTCTCTTTCCATATCAGAGAGTATTATTGGGTGGACATGAGGAAGATAAATGAGATCTACCGTTACAACACTGAAGAATACTCTACAGATGCAGTCAACAAGTTCAACATATACCCCGATCAAATTCCTTCATGGCTAGTGGATTGGATTCCTGAGGAAGGTGGTTACCTCATTGGCAATCTACAGCCGGCTCACAtggattttaggttttttactCTTGGGAACCTTTGGGCCATCGTCACTTCTCTGGGAACCTCAAAACAAAATGAGGGTATCCTAAATTTGATCGAGGCCAGGTGGGATGATCTCATGGGCCATATGCCTCTTAAGATTTGTTACCCTGCTTTGGAATATGAAGAATGGCGTATAATTACTGGCAGTGATCCAAAGAACAC CCCATGGTCATATCACAATGGTGGATCTTGGCCAACACTGCTGTGGCAG TTCACATTAGCTTGTATAAAGATGGGGAAACCAGAATTAGCACGTAAGGCAGTTGCTTTGGCAGAGACGAGATTATCAATGGATCAATGGCCTGAATACTATGACACTCGCAGTGGAAGGTTTATAGGCAAACAGTCCAGGCTTTTTCAGACATGGACAATCTCTGGTTTCCTAACATCAAAGATGCTTTTAGAGAATCCAGATAAAGCATCCTTGTTGTTCTTGGAAGAGGATTATGAGCTCCTGGAGATATGTGTTTGTGCACTAAGCAAAACTGGCCGGAAGAAGTGCTCACGCTTCGCTGCAAGATCTCAAATTCATGTCTGA
- the LOC118062430 gene encoding gibberellin 2-beta-dioxygenase 2, with product MVVASPTKTHSEEHLTIELPTVDLSGDRSMVSNLIVKACEEYGFFKVKNHGVPHDIIAKMEKESFNFFAKPFDEKQKVELAKPLGYGCKNIGFKGDIGEVEYLLLNTNPLYIAERSKTISNDPAKFSSAVSAYIEAVRELACELLDLMAEGLRIPDRSVFSRLIRDGDSDSLVRLNHYPPMPLLCKDKDSSTCNQNKVGFGEHSDPQILTILRSNDVGGLQISLHDGAWVPVTPDPATFCVNVGDLLQVMTNGRFVSVRHKALTNSYKSRMSMAYFAGPPLNARIAVPPEMITPTKPALYKPFTWAEFKKAAFALRLGDRRLGLFRMEGDEQVA from the exons ATGGTAGTGGCATCTCCAACTAAAACTCACAGTGAAGAACACCTGACCATTGAGCTTCCTACAGTAGACCTCTCAGGAGATAGATCAATGGTTTCCAATCTCATTGTCAAAGCCTGTGAGGAATATGGTTTCTTCAAGGTGAAAAACCATGGTGTTCCTCATGACATCATTGCCAAAATGGAGAAAGAAAGTTTCAACTTCTTTGCCAAACCATTCGATGAAAAGCAAAAGGTTGAGCTGGCCAAACCCTTAGGTTATGGCTGCAAAAATATTGGCTTCAAGGGTGATATAGGAGAGGTGGAATATCTACTTCTTAATACCAACCCTCTCTACATAGCTGAAAGGTCCAAGACCATCTCCAATGACCCTGCAAAATTCAG CTCTGCTGTGAGCGCTTACATAGAAGCAGTTAGGGAGCTGGCATGTGAGTTATTAGATCTGATGGCGGAGGGGCTCCGGATCCCGGATAGATCAGTGTTTAGTAGGCTAATCAGAGATGGTGACAGTGACTCCCTCGTCAGGTTAAACCACTACCCCCCTATGCCTCTGCTCTGCAAGGATAAGGACTCGTCAACTTGTAACCAAAACAAGGTAGGGTTTGGAGAGCATTCCGACCCTCAGATCTTGACCATCTTGAGATCCAACGATGTGGGTGGCCTTCAGATTTCCTTACATGATGGTGCGTGGGTCCCAGTAACACCTGATCCCGCTACCTTCTGTGTTAATGTGGGTGACTTGTTACAG GTAATGACAAATGGGAGATTTGTAAGTGTGAGGCACAAAGCCCTAACCAACTCTTACAAGTCTAGAATGTCAATGGCCTATTTTGCTGGCCCTCCACTCAATGCGAGGATCGCCGTTCCACCAGAAATGATTACCCCTACCAAGCCGGCATTATACAAGCCCTTTACCTGGGCTGAATTCAAGAAAGCTGCTTTTGCTCTGCGACTTGGAGATAGGCGCCTTGGTCTCTTCAGGATGGAAGGAGATGAGCAAGTTGCttga